A portion of the Acidimicrobiales bacterium genome contains these proteins:
- the dapF gene encoding diaminopimelate epimerase yields the protein MSARYSKHHGLGNDFLVMLTESLPLDAVERAIALCDRHTGIGADGLIFGIARPDGRMAMRLLNSDGSPAALSGNGLRCFAQAIARERDVPHLEIDIETPAGIRHCTVMATEEHHTVVATVDMGVVCPGPDPDTRDLMAAAGPSVAMVKRWETGDIGNPHVVCEVDDPDAIDLAVAGPAIEAHFEEGANVHFVAVSGPNEISVKVWERGAGITEACGTGATVAAQIFHNWELVGPKVVVRMPGGDALVDLGGPVTLTGPATHIADFEVPDA from the coding sequence ATGAGCGCCCGCTACAGCAAGCACCACGGTCTGGGCAACGACTTCCTGGTCATGCTCACCGAGAGTCTCCCGCTCGACGCGGTCGAGCGGGCCATCGCGCTGTGCGATCGCCACACCGGCATCGGCGCCGACGGCTTGATCTTCGGCATCGCCCGCCCCGACGGACGCATGGCCATGCGTCTTCTGAACTCCGACGGCAGCCCGGCCGCGCTGAGCGGCAACGGCCTCCGCTGTTTCGCCCAGGCGATCGCCCGTGAGCGCGACGTGCCCCACCTCGAGATCGACATCGAGACACCGGCGGGCATCCGGCACTGCACGGTCATGGCGACCGAGGAGCACCACACGGTGGTGGCCACCGTCGACATGGGTGTGGTGTGTCCGGGACCGGATCCGGACACCCGGGACCTGATGGCCGCCGCGGGACCGTCGGTGGCGATGGTCAAGCGTTGGGAGACCGGCGACATCGGCAATCCCCATGTCGTCTGCGAGGTCGACGACCCCGACGCGATCGACCTGGCGGTCGCCGGCCCGGCGATCGAAGCCCACTTCGAGGAGGGCGCCAACGTGCACTTCGTGGCGGTCAGCGGACCCAACGAGATCAGCGTCAAGGTGTGGGAACGCGGCGCGGGCATCACGGAAGCGTGCGGTACCGGGGCCACGGTGGCGGCCCAGATCTTCCACAACTGGGAGCTGGTCGGCCCCAAGGTCGTCGTTCGCATGCCGGGCGGCGATGCGCTGGTCGACCTCGGTGGCCCGGTCACCCTGACCGGTCCGGCGACCCACATTGCCGATTTCGAGGTTCCGGATGCCTGA
- the miaA gene encoding tRNA (adenosine(37)-N6)-dimethylallyltransferase MiaA, with amino-acid sequence MTDPAGRRADRPLVILGPTASGKSDLALGVAEALGDVELVSIDSMQVYRGMDIGTATPSTAERARVPHHLIDLVSPDHGFTVGEFQRRARAALADIRQRGRTPVLVGGTGLYLRSVIDDLELPGQFPEVAAELELEPETATLHARLATLDPVGASRMEPNNRRRVMRALEVTIGSGRPFSSFGPGMEHYGPTPFVQIALRWPREVLNERIEARYERQMADGFLDEVRALAALGPSRTAAQALGYRELLAHVAGDTTLDEALTTAIARTRRFARRQDRWFRRDPRLFWVDMPTTADEVIALWDDVLAKGE; translated from the coding sequence ATGACCGACCCTGCAGGCCGGCGCGCCGATCGGCCGCTCGTGATCCTCGGGCCCACCGCGTCGGGCAAGTCCGATCTCGCCCTCGGTGTGGCGGAGGCGTTGGGTGATGTCGAGCTCGTGTCGATCGACTCGATGCAGGTCTACCGGGGGATGGACATCGGCACGGCCACGCCCTCGACCGCCGAACGGGCGCGCGTGCCGCATCACCTGATCGACCTCGTCAGCCCCGACCACGGCTTCACGGTCGGGGAGTTCCAACGACGGGCGCGTGCGGCCCTGGCCGACATCCGACAGCGGGGCAGGACGCCCGTCCTGGTCGGCGGCACCGGACTCTATCTGCGCTCGGTCATCGATGATCTGGAGTTACCGGGACAGTTCCCCGAGGTTGCCGCCGAACTCGAACTCGAGCCGGAGACGGCGACGTTGCACGCCCGTCTCGCGACGCTCGACCCTGTCGGCGCGTCGCGGATGGAGCCCAACAACCGCCGGCGGGTGATGCGGGCGCTGGAGGTGACCATCGGGAGCGGTCGACCGTTCAGCTCGTTCGGCCCCGGCATGGAGCACTACGGCCCCACCCCGTTCGTGCAGATCGCGCTGCGTTGGCCTCGCGAGGTCCTGAACGAACGCATCGAAGCCCGCTACGAGCGTCAGATGGCCGACGGATTCCTCGACGAGGTCCGGGCGCTGGCCGCGCTCGGACCCAGCCGCACCGCCGCCCAGGCGCTCGGCTATCGCGAGCTGCTGGCCCACGTCGCCGGCGACACGACACTCGACGAGGCGTTGACCACGGCCATCGCCCGCACCCGCCGCTTCGCCCGTCGCCAGGATCGCTGGTTCCGCCGCGACCCACGGCTCTTCTGGGTGGACATGCCGACGACAGCCGACGAGGTCATCGCTCTGTGGGACGACGTTCTGGCAAAGGGCGAGTGA
- the hflX gene encoding GTPase HflX, giving the protein MPDAGRGLGDGVVGDSGPGDGELELDEWLDEAEDESHRGAFGDYGGASTGLIERTFRERIVLVGVTRDGEDSHDTDASLDELALLVDTAGADAVERVHQNRMSPDPATFIGSGKAKEVREIAEAVDCDTVVFDDELTPAQQFNLEKILGRSALDRTAVILDIFAQNASTLEGKAQVELAQLRYRLPRLRRAGGNFSQQDGRIGTRGPGETQLEVDRRRLVRRVHKLEADLRKVQAHRQTQSKARTRTRNRAVALVGYTNAGKSSLLNRLTDADVLVEDRLFATLDATTRKLALPGGETVFATDTVGFVKKLPHQLVTAFKTTLDVVRDADLLVHVVDGSGPDPEGSIAAVREVLEEIGAGEVPQLMVFNKSDRGDGAAKLAERYEGSVACSAHTGENIDLVMATIGDRVRSMTELAELLVPWDRGDVLASVHREGQVLSEAAEEHGMRIKARLEPSSLGALKAYVVADGEGTSTS; this is encoded by the coding sequence ATGCCTGACGCCGGCAGGGGGCTGGGCGATGGCGTGGTCGGCGACAGTGGTCCTGGCGATGGCGAGCTCGAGCTGGACGAGTGGCTCGACGAGGCGGAGGATGAGAGCCATCGCGGTGCGTTCGGCGACTATGGCGGTGCGTCGACCGGGCTGATTGAACGGACCTTCCGTGAGCGCATCGTGCTGGTCGGTGTCACCCGCGACGGCGAAGACTCCCACGACACCGACGCTTCGCTCGACGAGCTGGCGCTGCTGGTCGACACCGCCGGCGCCGATGCGGTGGAACGGGTGCACCAGAACCGGATGTCGCCCGACCCCGCCACGTTCATCGGCTCGGGCAAGGCCAAGGAGGTCCGTGAGATCGCCGAGGCGGTCGATTGTGACACCGTAGTGTTCGACGACGAACTCACGCCGGCCCAGCAGTTCAACCTGGAGAAGATCCTCGGTCGGTCGGCCCTGGACCGCACCGCCGTCATCCTCGACATCTTCGCTCAGAACGCGAGCACCCTCGAAGGCAAGGCCCAGGTGGAGCTGGCTCAACTGCGCTACCGACTACCCCGGCTGCGCCGCGCCGGGGGAAACTTCTCGCAGCAGGACGGTCGCATCGGCACCCGCGGTCCCGGCGAGACCCAGCTCGAGGTCGATCGGCGGCGGTTGGTGCGTCGCGTTCACAAGCTCGAGGCCGATCTGCGCAAGGTCCAGGCCCATCGCCAGACCCAGTCCAAGGCCCGGACCCGCACCCGCAACCGGGCTGTGGCGCTCGTCGGCTACACCAATGCCGGGAAGTCGTCGTTGTTGAACCGCCTCACCGACGCGGATGTGCTGGTCGAGGATCGGCTCTTCGCCACTCTCGACGCCACGACGCGCAAGCTCGCCCTGCCGGGCGGCGAAACCGTGTTCGCCACCGACACGGTCGGCTTCGTCAAGAAGCTGCCCCACCAGCTGGTCACCGCATTCAAGACCACCCTGGATGTGGTGCGCGACGCCGATCTGCTGGTGCACGTCGTCGACGGGTCCGGTCCCGACCCGGAGGGATCGATCGCCGCGGTCCGTGAGGTGCTCGAAGAGATCGGGGCCGGCGAGGTGCCGCAGCTGATGGTCTTCAACAAGTCCGACCGGGGCGACGGCGCGGCCAAGCTCGCCGAACGCTACGAGGGATCGGTCGCCTGCTCCGCCCACACCGGTGAGAACATCGATCTCGTGATGGCCACGATCGGCGACCGAGTGCGGTCCATGACCGAGCTGGCCGAGCTGCTGGTGCCGTGGGATCGCGGCGACGTGCTCGCGTCGGTCCACCGCGAGGGACAGGTGCTCAGCGAAGCCGCCGAGGAGCACGGGATGCGCATCAAGGCCCGGCTCGAGCCGTCGTCGCTCGGTGCGCTCAAGGCCTACGTCGTGGCCGATGGGGAAGGAACGTCGACCTCATGA
- a CDS encoding aminotransferase class I/II-fold pyridoxal phosphate-dependent enzyme, translating to MTTPIGGFVPPTYPYDRLDGFRAAAERFEGGAIDCSIGTPFDPPPAEVIAALATSGAERGYPPSVGTPAFRNAAAAWLARELDVAVDADTQVAACIGTKEFVASTPNYLKLRDPSRDTVLYPAVSYPTYAMGATLAGCRAVPVPVDAQWRIDLAAIDPADARRALCLWVNTPGNPAGGLDDLSAVAAWGRANDVVVLSDECYVEFTWDGPGRTILTEGTDGVLAVHSLSKRSNLAGTRAGFYAGDTELVEYLREVRKHGGCLVPGPVQAAAVAAWDDQVHVDELRDVYRHRLELGIELFARIGIEATMPQGGFYLWVAAPDGDAWGLTRELAERTGVIVSPGEFYGDAGAGHVRLAVVQPTERLQLAVDRLT from the coding sequence ATGACGACTCCCATCGGTGGCTTCGTGCCGCCCACGTATCCCTACGACCGGCTCGACGGGTTCCGGGCCGCCGCCGAGCGATTCGAGGGCGGTGCCATCGACTGCTCGATCGGTACCCCGTTCGATCCGCCGCCGGCCGAGGTGATCGCCGCCCTCGCCACCTCGGGTGCCGAACGGGGCTACCCGCCGTCGGTCGGCACCCCGGCCTTTCGCAACGCTGCCGCCGCCTGGTTGGCTCGTGAGCTCGACGTGGCCGTCGACGCCGACACTCAAGTGGCGGCCTGCATCGGCACGAAGGAGTTCGTGGCCAGCACACCGAATTATCTCAAGCTGCGCGACCCCAGCCGTGACACGGTCCTCTACCCGGCGGTGTCCTACCCCACCTATGCGATGGGAGCGACCCTCGCCGGGTGTCGAGCGGTGCCGGTGCCGGTCGACGCACAGTGGCGCATTGATCTGGCGGCCATCGACCCCGCCGATGCCCGTCGTGCGCTGTGCCTCTGGGTGAACACGCCCGGCAACCCGGCCGGCGGTCTCGACGACCTGTCTGCGGTCGCCGCGTGGGGCCGCGCCAACGACGTCGTCGTGTTGAGCGACGAGTGCTATGTCGAGTTCACATGGGATGGCCCCGGTCGCACGATCCTGACCGAGGGAACCGACGGTGTCCTCGCCGTTCACTCCCTGTCGAAGCGTTCCAACCTCGCCGGCACCAGGGCCGGCTTCTACGCCGGTGACACGGAACTCGTCGAGTACCTCCGCGAGGTGCGCAAGCACGGCGGCTGCCTCGTGCCCGGTCCGGTGCAGGCTGCGGCTGTTGCCGCGTGGGATGACCAGGTGCATGTCGACGAGCTGCGCGACGTCTACCGGCACCGCCTCGAGCTGGGCATCGAACTGTTCGCCCGGATCGGCATCGAGGCGACGATGCCGCAGGGCGGGTTCTACCTGTGGGTCGCCGCACCCGACGGCGATGCGTGGGGTCTCACCCGGGAGCTGGCCGAACGGACCGGGGTGATCGTGAGCCCCGGTGAGTTCTACGGTGACGCCGGCGCCGGTCATGTGCGGCTCGCCGTCGTGCAGCCCACCGAACGACTCCAGCTTGCGGTCGATCGCCTGACGTGA
- the dapE gene encoding succinyl-diaminopimelate desuccinylase: MTSLPTGDLFALTAALVDIPSESRNEQEIVQLLEDDLRSHAHLTVDRIGDNLVARTTLGRPRRLVLAGHTDTVPADGNAGARIDGERMYGVGTTDMKGGIATMLELARTMTAPAVDVTYVFYAREEIAVANSGLLEIEAARPELLEGDVALLGEPTLGAVEAGCQGTMRIEISLVGARAHTARPWMGRNAIHRLGALLNIVGNYKPREPMIEGCAYREALQAVHVEGGVAGNVVPDRAMMRLNHRFAPDRTVEEAEVFLRDLLAPAMAEGDTLEVVDASPAALPGLGDPLLAALIERGNLEVRAKLGWTDVAFFSARGVPASNFGPGDATIAHTADEYLERQWLTDTHAALVDLLTHGA; this comes from the coding sequence GTGACCTCACTTCCGACCGGCGACCTCTTCGCACTGACCGCGGCGCTCGTCGACATACCGTCGGAGAGCCGCAACGAGCAGGAGATCGTGCAGCTCCTCGAAGACGACCTGCGCTCGCACGCGCACCTCACCGTCGATCGGATCGGCGACAACCTCGTTGCCCGCACCACGCTCGGACGACCGCGACGGCTCGTGCTGGCCGGCCACACCGACACCGTGCCCGCCGATGGCAACGCCGGCGCCCGTATCGACGGCGAGCGGATGTACGGCGTCGGCACCACCGACATGAAGGGCGGCATCGCAACGATGCTCGAACTCGCCCGGACGATGACCGCACCCGCCGTCGATGTCACGTATGTCTTCTACGCCCGCGAGGAGATCGCCGTCGCCAACAGCGGCCTGCTCGAGATCGAGGCCGCCCGTCCCGAGCTGCTGGAGGGCGATGTCGCGCTGCTGGGTGAGCCGACCCTCGGCGCCGTCGAGGCGGGTTGCCAGGGCACGATGCGCATCGAGATCTCGCTCGTGGGTGCTCGGGCCCACACCGCCCGCCCGTGGATGGGTCGCAACGCGATCCACCGATTGGGTGCGCTGCTCAACATCGTCGGCAACTACAAGCCTCGTGAACCCATGATCGAGGGTTGTGCCTACCGCGAGGCGCTCCAAGCGGTACACGTCGAGGGCGGCGTGGCCGGCAATGTCGTGCCGGATCGCGCCATGATGCGGCTCAATCACCGCTTTGCCCCCGACCGCACGGTCGAGGAAGCCGAGGTGTTCCTGCGGGACCTACTCGCGCCGGCGATGGCCGAGGGCGACACCCTCGAGGTGGTCGATGCCTCGCCCGCCGCGCTTCCGGGTCTCGGTGATCCGTTGTTGGCCGCCCTCATCGAGCGCGGCAACCTGGAGGTTCGGGCGAAGCTGGGCTGGACCGATGTGGCATTCTTCTCGGCCCGTGGAGTGCCGGCCAGCAACTTCGGACCGGGCGATGCCACCATCGCCCACACCGCCGACGAGTATCTCGAGCGTCAGTGGTTGACCGACACCCACGCCGCCCTCGTGGATCTGTTGACCCACGGGGCGTGA
- a CDS encoding LysM peptidoglycan-binding domain-containing protein — MTAALAPATLAPAATVRASRPARPLSPEVYRRRRLAVVALVVGLLLGLASFGRQADATRTAEVQAAEAVLVVVQPGDTLWTIADSLAGGTDLRPLVAELSEIAGGASIQPGQLLQIPGDLVD, encoded by the coding sequence ATGACTGCAGCACTCGCCCCCGCCACCCTCGCCCCCGCCGCCACCGTTCGGGCTTCGCGTCCGGCTCGTCCGCTGAGTCCCGAGGTCTACCGTCGTCGTCGCCTCGCCGTCGTCGCCCTCGTCGTGGGCCTGTTGCTCGGCCTCGCCTCGTTCGGCCGTCAGGCCGACGCCACCCGCACCGCCGAGGTCCAGGCCGCCGAGGCCGTGCTGGTCGTGGTGCAGCCCGGCGACACCCTGTGGACCATCGCCGACTCGCTGGCCGGCGGCACCGACCTTCGTCCGCTGGTCGCCGAGCTCAGCGAGATCGCCGGTGGCGCGTCGATCCAGCCCGGCCAGCTGCTGCAGATTCCCGGCGATCTCGTCGACTGA
- the lexA gene encoding transcriptional repressor LexA, with amino-acid sequence MSDTLTPRQRQILDMIVEHQADRGYPPSVREIGEAVGLRSPATVKSHLDNLRDAGYLVRDPSKPRAIQVHYNGGASTADRRPVKHIPLVGDVAAGTDVLAEQNVEELVPMPADLTGGGELFMLRVRGESMIDVGIFDGDFVVCRNQDDAADGDIVVAGIPGEEATVKTLRRRDGKIVLVPANPALTDMVFSPDEVQIFGKVVTVMRKL; translated from the coding sequence ATGTCCGACACGCTCACCCCTCGCCAGCGACAGATCCTCGACATGATCGTGGAGCACCAGGCCGACCGTGGCTACCCGCCGTCGGTGCGCGAGATCGGCGAAGCGGTGGGCCTGCGCTCTCCGGCGACCGTCAAGTCACACCTCGACAACCTGCGAGACGCCGGCTATCTCGTCCGTGACCCGTCCAAGCCCCGCGCCATCCAGGTCCACTACAACGGCGGCGCCTCCACCGCCGATCGTCGACCGGTCAAGCACATTCCCCTCGTCGGCGACGTCGCCGCCGGCACCGACGTGCTGGCCGAGCAGAACGTCGAGGAACTCGTCCCGATGCCGGCCGACCTCACCGGCGGCGGCGAACTGTTCATGCTGCGGGTCCGGGGCGAGTCGATGATCGACGTGGGCATCTTCGACGGCGACTTCGTCGTGTGCCGCAATCAGGACGACGCGGCCGACGGCGACATCGTGGTCGCCGGCATCCCCGGCGAAGAGGCCACGGTCAAGACCCTGCGCCGCCGCGACGGCAAGATCGTGCTCGTGCCCGCCAACCCCGCGCTCACCGACATGGTGTTCTCGCCCGACGAGGTGCAGATCTTCGGCAAGGTCGTCACCGTCATGCGCAAGCTCTGA
- a CDS encoding 2,3,4,5-tetrahydropyridine-2,6-dicarboxylate N-succinyltransferase translates to MSDLTSRIEALWESRDSLDVDDPEVIAAVHEAIDQLDTGVARVAEVGDDGEVIVHQWCKYAVLLLFKISKMDTIDNGPFEYADKIPLKRDYMSRGVRVVPGAQARWGSYQAPGVVMMPSYINIGAYVDENTMVDTWATVGSCAQIGKNVHLSGGVGIGGVLEPAQAAPVIIEDECMIGSRCIVAEGARVGEGTVLGAGAVLTGSIPVIDVETGEEISRGVVPPWSVAVAGTRPRSFPGGEFGLPAVLVIKRLTEGQRHDKSALNDILRDHGAAT, encoded by the coding sequence ATGTCCGATCTCACGTCACGTATCGAAGCGCTCTGGGAATCCCGCGACAGCCTGGATGTCGACGACCCGGAGGTCATCGCCGCCGTCCACGAGGCGATCGACCAGCTCGACACGGGCGTTGCCCGCGTCGCCGAGGTCGGCGACGACGGCGAGGTGATCGTGCATCAGTGGTGCAAGTACGCCGTGTTGCTGCTCTTCAAGATCTCCAAGATGGACACCATCGACAACGGGCCGTTCGAGTACGCCGACAAGATCCCGCTGAAGCGTGACTACATGTCCCGTGGTGTGCGGGTGGTGCCGGGCGCCCAGGCCCGCTGGGGCAGCTACCAGGCTCCGGGGGTCGTGATGATGCCGAGCTACATCAACATCGGCGCCTACGTGGACGAGAACACCATGGTGGACACCTGGGCGACCGTGGGCAGCTGCGCCCAGATCGGCAAGAACGTGCACCTCAGTGGTGGCGTCGGCATCGGTGGTGTGCTCGAACCGGCCCAGGCCGCACCGGTGATCATCGAGGACGAATGCATGATCGGCAGCCGCTGCATCGTCGCCGAAGGCGCCCGGGTCGGCGAAGGCACGGTGCTCGGTGCCGGTGCGGTGCTCACGGGGTCGATTCCGGTGATCGACGTGGAGACCGGCGAGGAGATCTCCCGCGGTGTCGTGCCGCCCTGGTCCGTGGCGGTGGCCGGTACCCGGCCCCGCTCGTTTCCCGGCGGCGAGTTCGGTCTCCCGGCGGTACTCGTGATCAAGCGGCTCACCGAGGGCCAGCGTCACGACAAGTCCGCGCTCAACGACATCCTTCGTGACCATGGCGCGGCGACCTGA
- a CDS encoding dihydrofolate reductase family protein: MRQIHPHFEDDVDPLDLYLADPRAPRDGRPWVMANMIASIDGATTVDGLSGALGGPGDKAVFGALRASCDWVLVASGTAVAERYRMPQTSPEIAARRHAAGRAAAPGLAIVTASGRVDPTLPAFAERADDQARPLVIAGHDADADALAALDAEVVRLSTARPEPEGITAELARRGAGVVLTEGGPTFNGMLHRAGAIDEMCLSISPLLAGGDSKRIVAGAPGAGMTMRLVRLLEDDGTLFARYVRT, translated from the coding sequence GTGCGCCAGATTCACCCCCATTTCGAGGACGACGTCGATCCGCTCGACCTCTATCTCGCCGACCCGCGAGCGCCGCGCGACGGCCGCCCGTGGGTGATGGCCAACATGATCGCGAGCATCGACGGTGCCACGACGGTCGACGGCCTCAGCGGTGCACTCGGCGGACCCGGCGACAAGGCGGTGTTCGGTGCGCTGCGGGCCAGCTGCGACTGGGTCCTCGTGGCATCGGGCACCGCGGTGGCCGAGCGTTACCGGATGCCGCAGACGTCGCCCGAGATCGCGGCTCGCCGCCACGCCGCCGGCCGTGCCGCCGCGCCGGGCCTGGCCATCGTGACGGCCAGTGGCCGCGTGGACCCGACCCTGCCCGCCTTCGCGGAACGAGCCGATGACCAGGCCCGGCCGCTGGTGATCGCCGGTCACGATGCCGACGCCGATGCGCTCGCGGCCCTCGACGCCGAGGTGGTGCGCCTGTCGACGGCCCGGCCCGAACCCGAGGGCATCACCGCCGAGCTGGCCCGACGAGGAGCAGGAGTGGTGCTCACCGAGGGAGGACCGACCTTCAACGGGATGCTCCACCGTGCCGGAGCGATCGACGAGATGTGTCTCAGCATCTCGCCGCTGCTGGCCGGTGGTGATTCGAAGCGGATCGTGGCCGGCGCGCCCGGAGCGGGGATGACGATGCGCCTCGTGCGGCTCCTCGAGGACGACGGCACGCTGTTCGCCCGCTACGTGCGGACCTGA